A window from Candidatus Methylomirabilota bacterium encodes these proteins:
- a CDS encoding sodium:solute symporter family protein, with protein MILTGVDWLIIVAYFVLAVGIALAFSRRAGASAEEYFLSGRTIPWWLAGTSMVATTFAADTPLAVTGLTVKYGIAGNWLWWSFVMSGMLTAVFYARLWRRAGVMTDAEFAEIRYSGRPAAFLRAFRACYLALAINSIIIGWVTRAMVKILGLTLGVRESEAIVGLFVLTGLYSALAGLWGVLVTDFFQFALAMAGCIALAVFALGAVGGLSGLLAALHARFPDDGPLALVPDLNSPWMPALTFFVYLAVNWWASWYPGAEPGGGGYVAQRIMSAKDERHALLAAVWFNIAHYALRPWPWIIVALVSMVLYPGLEDPESGYVRVMVDHLPPVWRGFLLAAFFAAYMSTISTQLNWGASYLVNDVYRRFWATGRAEAHYATVGRVATVAMMAIAGVVTFFIGSVEGAWKFLLAIGAGTGLVYLLRWYWWRINAWSEVSAMTAALVTSLTAQFALGLSTDDPRQFAWLLVVTTAATTVVWLAVTLATPAEPADRLRAFYARVRPGGPGWEAVVPGAATEAALASGLVQWVVGCLVVYLGLFGIGGLLLGQLVRGALAVAVAVVLAGYLWRAASGPVATPGRSRSRVV; from the coding sequence GTGATCCTGACGGGTGTCGACTGGCTCATCATCGTCGCCTACTTCGTCCTCGCCGTCGGGATCGCTCTGGCCTTCTCCCGGCGGGCGGGCGCCTCCGCCGAAGAGTACTTCCTCTCCGGCCGCACCATTCCCTGGTGGCTGGCCGGCACCTCCATGGTCGCCACGACCTTCGCCGCCGACACGCCCCTGGCCGTGACCGGGCTCACCGTCAAGTACGGAATCGCCGGCAACTGGCTGTGGTGGTCGTTCGTGATGAGCGGCATGTTGACGGCGGTGTTCTACGCCCGGCTGTGGCGCCGGGCCGGCGTGATGACCGACGCCGAGTTCGCAGAGATCCGCTACTCGGGCCGGCCGGCCGCCTTCCTGCGCGCCTTTCGCGCCTGCTACCTGGCGCTGGCCATCAACTCGATCATCATCGGGTGGGTGACCAGGGCGATGGTGAAGATCCTCGGCCTCACGCTGGGCGTGCGCGAGTCCGAGGCCATCGTGGGTCTGTTCGTCCTCACCGGGCTCTACTCGGCCCTGGCGGGTTTGTGGGGCGTGCTGGTCACCGATTTCTTCCAGTTCGCGCTGGCCATGGCCGGCTGCATCGCCCTGGCCGTCTTCGCGCTCGGCGCCGTCGGCGGCCTGAGCGGGCTGCTGGCGGCTCTGCACGCGCGCTTCCCCGACGACGGGCCGCTGGCGCTGGTACCCGACCTGAACTCGCCCTGGATGCCGGCGTTGACGTTCTTCGTCTACCTGGCCGTGAACTGGTGGGCGTCGTGGTATCCGGGCGCGGAGCCGGGCGGCGGGGGCTACGTGGCCCAGCGGATCATGTCGGCCAAGGACGAGCGGCACGCCCTGCTCGCCGCGGTGTGGTTCAACATCGCCCATTACGCGTTGCGCCCGTGGCCCTGGATCATCGTGGCTCTGGTCTCCATGGTCCTCTATCCCGGCCTCGAGGACCCGGAATCCGGTTACGTGCGAGTGATGGTGGATCACCTGCCGCCGGTCTGGCGCGGGTTCCTGCTGGCCGCATTCTTCGCGGCGTACATGTCGACGATCTCCACACAGCTCAACTGGGGGGCGTCGTACCTGGTCAACGACGTCTACCGGCGGTTCTGGGCGACGGGCAGGGCCGAGGCGCACTACGCGACCGTGGGACGCGTGGCCACGGTGGCCATGATGGCGATCGCCGGGGTGGTGACGTTCTTCATCGGCTCCGTGGAGGGCGCCTGGAAATTCTTGCTAGCCATCGGCGCCGGGACCGGCCTCGTCTATCTGCTCCGCTGGTACTGGTGGCGCATCAACGCCTGGTCCGAGGTGAGCGCGATGACGGCAGCGCTCGTGACCTCGCTCACCGCCCAGTTCGCGCTCGGGCTCAGCACGGACGATCCGCGCCAGTTCGCGTGGCTGCTCGTGGTGACGACCGCGGCGACGACTGTGGTGTGGCTGGCGGTCACCCTGGCCACGCCGGCCGAGCCGGCCGACCGCCTGCGCGCGTTCTATGCGCGCGTGCGCCCGGGCGGTCCCGGCTGGGAGGCCGTGGTCCCCGGCGCAGCGACGGAGGCCGCGCTGGCCTCGGGCCTGGTGCAGTGGGTCGTCGGCTGCCTCGTCGTCTACCTGGGCTTGTTCGGCATCGGTGGGCTGCTCCTCGGCCAGCTCGTGCGCGGCGCGCTGGCCGTCGCGGTGGCGGTCGTGCTCGCGGGCTACTTGTGGCGGGCGGCGTCCGGGCCGGTGGCGACGCCCGGTCGGTCTCGATCTCGCGTGGTATGA
- the rmuC gene encoding DNA recombination protein RmuC, producing the protein MPETLLLVGGLALGAGLGWLVTRIHGRSRLLHERETLGTRLAAAEALGDELRKQLTQRELELGEVRATLDTERTLRAQAETRSQAARENLEEQKALLAEARERLGDTFKALSADALRQSTAAFMEQAKETVGAQFDHRREAIDTLVKPLQEALIRYERELRELETKRERAYGSLEEQLRALTDSSADLQRETGNLVGALRSPSIRGRWGEITLHRVVELAGMVENCDYVEQVTVQGEGGRVRPDLIVRLPGGRQIVVDAKVPLSAYLDAVAASSPEERRVALLRHAQQLRQHMMLLAGKAYWEEFGGAAQFVVMFIPADTFVSAAVEVDPALLEDGMARRVVVASPATLIGLLHAGAYGWRQEHLAENAERISELGRLLYDRLRTMGKHFDDVGRALKRATEAFNQAVGSMETRVLPAARKFRDLGAATGGEIPPLEVVDQQPRELAAPEFPRQLDAPGLAP; encoded by the coding sequence GTGCCTGAGACGCTCCTGCTCGTCGGAGGGCTGGCGCTGGGCGCCGGCCTCGGCTGGCTGGTCACTCGCATCCACGGACGGTCGCGACTGCTTCACGAGCGTGAAACGCTGGGAACGCGGCTCGCCGCCGCCGAGGCTCTGGGCGACGAGCTGCGCAAGCAGCTCACCCAGCGGGAGCTGGAGCTCGGAGAGGTGCGGGCCACCCTCGATACCGAGCGGACCCTCCGGGCCCAGGCGGAGACCCGGTCGCAGGCGGCGCGCGAGAACCTGGAGGAGCAGAAGGCGCTCCTGGCCGAGGCCCGGGAGCGGCTGGGGGACACCTTCAAGGCGCTGAGCGCGGACGCCCTCAGACAAAGCACGGCGGCGTTCATGGAGCAGGCGAAGGAGACGGTGGGCGCGCAGTTCGACCACCGGCGGGAAGCCATCGACACCCTCGTGAAGCCCCTGCAGGAGGCCCTGATCCGGTACGAGCGCGAGCTGCGCGAGCTCGAGACCAAGCGCGAGCGCGCCTACGGCAGCCTGGAGGAGCAGCTGCGGGCCCTGACCGACAGCAGCGCCGACCTCCAGCGAGAGACCGGCAACCTGGTGGGCGCGCTCCGGAGCCCGTCGATCCGGGGGCGGTGGGGCGAGATCACCCTGCACCGCGTCGTCGAGCTAGCCGGGATGGTGGAGAACTGCGACTACGTCGAGCAGGTCACCGTGCAAGGCGAGGGCGGTCGAGTCCGCCCGGACCTCATCGTGCGCCTTCCCGGAGGCCGCCAGATCGTCGTCGACGCCAAGGTGCCGCTCAGCGCCTACCTGGACGCCGTGGCCGCCTCCAGCCCCGAGGAGCGCCGGGTCGCGCTGCTGAGACACGCCCAGCAGCTGCGCCAGCACATGATGCTTCTCGCCGGCAAGGCCTACTGGGAAGAGTTCGGCGGGGCGGCTCAGTTCGTCGTCATGTTCATTCCCGCCGACACGTTCGTGTCCGCGGCGGTCGAGGTCGACCCGGCGCTGCTGGAGGACGGCATGGCCCGGCGGGTCGTGGTGGCCTCACCGGCCACGCTGATCGGCCTGCTCCACGCCGGCGCCTACGGCTGGCGACAGGAGCATCTCGCCGAGAACGCCGAGCGCATCAGCGAGCTCGGCCGGCTGCTCTACGACCGGCTGCGCACGATGGGCAAGCACTTCGACGACGTGGGCCGCGCGCTCAAACGTGCCACCGAGGCCTTCAATCAGGCGGTGGGGTCGATGGAGACGCGTGTGCTGCCGGCCGCGCGGAAGTTCCGCGACCTGGGGGCCGCCACCGGCGGGGAGATCCCGCCGCTCGAGGTGGTGGACCAGCAGCCGCGCGAGCTGGCGGCGCCCGAATTCCCCCGGCAGCTCGACGCGCCGGGCCTGGCCCCGTGA